DNA sequence from the Ktedonobacteraceae bacterium genome:
TTACCGCCAGCGGCACATCCCAGGCATATGGCATTGAGCATATCGAGCGCGGCTATGAGAATCTGGATGTGAAGCTGCGCAGCCTGGGAGCAAAGATCGAGCGGGTTAAAGAGTAAAGCCTCCCTTTCTATATCTTGAAGTTACGCTGTCCAGCTTGCCCGGACCTCGCGCAGTTGCTCGGGTGAAAGAATGCGGAAAAGAACCAGCAAGCTTTCCAGATCATACTCCAGGCCAATGGAGTGCAATTCCTGGCGAATACGACCGAGGGCACTGATCTGTGTCGTTGAGATCAAACCATAGCTAATGAGGCTTGCGGCCAGCAGTTGGTCAGGAGTGAGTAGTTTGAACATCAGGAGAATTTCTCCTAGCGAGTAATTCATATCTACACCGCGCAGCATGCGTTGGATATTCTGAGCCACCTCCAGCCGCTGTTGCGGGACAAGATGGCCTTCCAGCAGTACGCTGCCAAGAGAACGGGTTGCGCGTCCGCTGAGAACCGGCGTCTGTGGCTGTGAAGGCGCGGCTGGAAGAGGAGACATAGGAGGCAGGCTCTGCACAATGTTGAGCAGCATATCATCCGCTGTGGCATTTGTATCTGGCGCTGCCTGCTGGCGAATCACTTGAGGATCGGTTGACTGCACCTGTTCAACAATCGTCCTGGCGATTGCCCTCTCGGCTTCGCCCTCATTGAGTTCGTTCACTTCCTTAAGAGCAGATGAGGTATCTCTCACCTGCTCTTCTTCTTTTCTCTCTGCTTTTTGCGCAGCAGCATGCGCGTTATTCGCGGGTGCCTGCTCTTGCCGTATGGAGGCCACTTCAGAGGGTAAGGGAGTCGTGGAAGAACTGATTGGCGCTGCGCGGAGCTGTACATCCGGTTGCTGCGACTGCAGTACGGGTTGTGCCGGAGCTTGTCCGATCCGATATTCCGGCTCATCCTGAGTGGATATGCCCTGAATTGGTGATGCGCGCAGGGGTAGATCGCTTAATGAACGATCATCAAATGGTCTTACCTGTTGCGCTATTGACCTCCCATTTGTATCATCCCTGGCTATAGTCTGGGTTTCTTGCTCCATCTGGGCCAGATCTGGCGTTGGCGGTATGCTTCTTCGTGGGCTGGTAGCTGACTCGTCATTCTGAACCGTTGCGCTATGCTCTCGCACCATACGTGACAGTTGGGCTAGACTCGATTCTTGCCTCTCTGGGAGTACCATCTCATCAGAAGAGGATGGTCTGTTTTGAACCGCCATCACCTGGCCTGAATTCGTATCGTTCATATTCATGATTTTCTGGGGTGGTGTCTCTCTATCCACTGCTTGCGCTGTATTGTTTTCAACCGGTTTTTGAGCTATCTGCTGTTGTGCAGGGTAATCGGTAGCGCTGGCGGGGCCTTGAACAGCTGTCAGATACTGTGAATTATGGGGCAACCGGTTTGTTTCCGGTAAGGGAGAAAAGGCTCGTTCACTAGGATAAATAACGGCGCGAATCTTGTCGGTAACATTGGGGTTACCAGGTGCCGGCTTGCCGGTATTACCGTTTCCCGCTGGTACAGGTGGATAAGAAGGAGATGAAGCTGGCCGGGGCGATGCCGGTGATGAAAGAGGAGGTGGCATTTGTGAGCGGGAAGATACCGGTGACGACCCTTGCGAGTGCGGTAGAGCGTCAGATTGCATGGAAGGAAGGGGCATTGTGACCTGTGCATTGAGTACATGTGCCGATCTTGAGGACGGCGTTTCTGATGGCCGGTTGAGTTTAGGCATGGCTCCTGAGTTCTGGTTATTGGCGGTGGGCGGAGCCGGAACTCGCGAAAACGAACCCGTCGTCGTGCCTGCAATACGCGAGCGAACAGTATCAACAAGGTTCATCACACCTAGCATGCCATCGACATCCAGGTTGGCCGGCGTCGCATGCGAACGATCATCGGGATCATCCAGGCCATAACTCGCTATATTTGTGCAGCGAAAGGTAAATACCTGCACGCCTCTTCCGCGCCGCTGAGCATCGAGAGCTACCCAAAATTCACGTCTGCCGGCGGCTGCCTGAGCTAAATTGACCAGCACAAGACGTATAGGATAACGCGCAATAGCATCAAATACCTCCACGGCTGTTCGCGCCGCGTGGCACTCGTAACCGGCCAGTTGAAATTCACTGGTGAGCAATGCTACAAGCTGCTGATCTCGTTCGAAAAGAAGAATATGTGGTCCACCATTATTCATATTCATGGCTACGCTCCATCAGAAAGCCGCTCTTTACGAGCCAATTTTATCGAGATAGATGACGCCATAGTTAGGGATGCATTATACAAACGAAAACTCCTACATGACTAATATCGACGCTAGTATAGCACACATCTCTACCATGGCAATAGATAACAGTACCATTGACATGTGCTGGCATACGGTGTACAAAAATTGCATGATGATAATGAAGAGAGGAGCGATGATATACATTGGATCAGACCATCCCTTTTGAAGCACGACCAGTTATTGCATTGATGACAGACTTTGGTCTGGGTGACGGAGATGTGGGGGTGATGAAAGGTGTGATTGCCGGTATCACGCCGCAGGCATATCTCATCGACATTACGCATGATATTGCGCCCCAGAATGTCCCATCCGCCGCCTGGATACTGGCTTCTGCCTACCGTTATTTCCCGGCAGGAACGGTATTTGTCTGTGTCATTGATCCTGGTGTAGGCAGTTCGCGGGGCGCGATTGCGGTGAATGCCGGTACGTGGTTCTTTGTTGGCCCTGATAATGGACTTTTTAGCTATGTCTTGCAAGAGCAGCCTGTTCACGCTGCCCACTTGCTTGTTAACGCCGCATACCAGCTACCACATATCAGTTCGACGTTTCATGGGCGCGATATCTTTGCGCCAGCGGGAGCATACCTGGCACAGGGCATTCCCCTGAGTGAATTGGGACCCTCTCTCGATCCTGCCGGGCTGCAGCGCATCGATATCACACCTCCTGCGCGGATTGGCAAAGAGATCGATGCGCGGGTTATTCACGTCGATAACTTCGGCAACCTGATTGCGAATGTGCCACTTTCCCTTGTTCCCGACCTGTTCGATGCAGCAGCGGTGCAGGCAATTTTCCAGACGGGCAAAGTAGTGGACAGGCGCAGGAGGTTCTTTGCCGAGGGTCCCGATGATGGACTACCATTCATCTACGGCGATAGTTCGGGCTATGTAGGCATCGCCGTCCGCAACGGCAATGCAGCGAGAACGCTTGGTGTTGGATTTGGCGCGTCCATTACTTTCGTCATAGCGAACAAATAGGTCGTTCAGCACTCTCACACTCGCTCGAAAAGAGGTTATGCTGATGGATAATCTCTTTCTGCGTTCTCTTTGTGTGGTGAATCACCTGGATAGATGGCGAGATGGTAGAATGAGGCATATCCAATCGGTAAAACAGAGAAAAAGGTAGATTATGCAGCTAGACATTGAAAAATCAAACGAACGCTTTCAGCGACTTTTTCAAAGTTTTAACTTACTGTGGGTAATTATCAGTGCTATCTCTATTACTTTTGCGACGTACTCTGTTTTTATCAATAAACCTGCTTATCTGCATGACTGGCGTGGAATTGCAATTATTGCCCTCGCGCTTTTTATAATGGTAATCTACGCTTTCGGCCTTTATAGCCGGTTTGTTTTCCGGGTACAGGATCAATGGCCTCCGGCATTTCACCGGGCTTTTGCCTGCTGGTTTAGCGTATATGTAGGAGTTCTGCTTTTATCAACGATTGATGCCGCCTTCTCGTGGTGTTTCTTTATTGTAATGGGTATTTCTTTTGCGCTATTTAATGCTCCCCGCTTGCTATTGTTCGTGAGCATCATTTTCATAACGCTGAGCGCTTTCCAGGGCCTTCTTAGCTGGCCACTCGCCGGGGACAATCTTGGCAGTCTCTTTGGTCTGGGACTCGCTTTCTTTTCTATGACAGTGAGTTGTATGTTTATGCAGCACCTGATTGGTGGTTGGCATGAACGAAATGATTTGCTGGCAAAGATTTCCTGCGCCAATCGAGAGTTGGAGGAAGCGCATCGACAACTGGCCGAGTCAGCTGCCCAGGAACAGGAGCTTGCGGTCTTGCGTGAGCGTACAAGGCTGGCGCGTGAGATGCACGATACGCTCGGTCATGCATTGGCCCTTGTATCCGTTAAATTGGAGATCGCGCAGCGGCTCCGTGAGCGCGATCCTGAACGCTGCGACCGCGAACTGGAGGCGACCAGGGAGATTGTGCGGAACAGCATGAACGAATTGAGAGCCTCAATTGCCAATTTGCGTTCACCGGCTTTAGAACGCGAACCTGCATGCCGGGCCATCAGTCGCTATGCGCGCGAGATGGCGCAAAGGGCTGGATTACGCGTCTCCTATGACCTGCATCCTGGTGTTGAGGGCTTGCCTGAGGCTATTGAGGAGACGCTCTGGAAAATGGGACAGGAGGCTCTGGCGAATATTGAGAAACATGCCCAGGCAAGTAACGTCTTATTACATATCAGTCGCCAGAATGGTTCCATCGTCATGCGAATACAGGATGACGGCATTGGTTTGCCAGAAGCATTGTATCGTTTGCAGGAGGATGGCGATATGACTTGCACCAGTCCGGAGGGGCATTTCGGTTTGAGTGGCATGCGCGAACGGGTTGAGAATTGCGGCGGTCACCTTCATCTCTACCCTGCTGAGGATCATGGCACCGTAGTTGAGGTAGAACTCCCACTTGTTGAGGCGCCATTAGCCAGCCCCCTGGAAGCGCAGGTTTTTCCCTAAATCCTCTTCTTTTTCAACAGATTTTTTTGACCTCATCTATCCTCTACAATAGGCGGGAAGAGTTTGTATCCAGCGCTGCCTGCTGTCCGTATAGATATGTATGAGGAGTGGATGCCCTTGACATAGACTTATCTGTACGGTATGCTAACATTACCAGCAATGTACGAAGCATTCATCCTTCCGGTGGATGTGGATTGAGAAGAGTAGGAGCATCGATATGATGCGGTATGATCGAGGCACGCAGCCGGTAGGCTGGTGTGGGTTGAAGCAAACGAACAGCAGCATTGCAGGAGCATCAGAACGATGCATGATGAGCGAGGCATCCAGCCGGTGGGCTGGATGAGGATTGAATCGTACAACCGAACACAATCTCTACAACGTAGGCATGGGCTGGTTATCTACTTCGATGTGTCGAAATGGGAACCAGCTTTTTTGAACTCATTTCTTCTTTCAGGTCTGGATGAACCTGCGAATGGTGCGAACATCCGTACTCAAATTCCTAGTGCGTTTTCTTCTGAAGTCAGTTATAAGCAATCAGCCTAGCAGCATAGAACAGAGAGGGTGACCTATGGACCTGGTGAAGCGGTTAGAGGAATACAGGGATCGTGAACGGGGTCTACAGTGGGAAGGGACGTTTGCTCAGTACTTTGAGATTGCCACCAAAAAGCCGGAGGTGGCACGTCTCGCCCATGAGCGGATTTATCATATGATTATGGATGCCGGCGTTGAGACGGACCGCAATGGAGAACCCCATTACAACTTCTTCAGCCAGGAGATTTTTGGCATTGAGAAGCCTTTGCAGCAGATTGTCGAGTACTTCCACTCGGCTGCGCAGCGCCTGGAAGTGCGTAAACGCGTCCTGCTGCTGATGGGCCCGGTCGGCGGCGGTAAATCCACCATTGTCTACCTGATTAAGCGTGGATTGGAGGCGTATAGCCGCACAGATGCGGGGGCGCTCTATGCCATTAAAGATTGTCCGATGCATGAGGAACCTCTACATTTGATTCCAAACGAACTACGTGGTGATGTTGAAAAGGAATTTGGCCTCTACATTGAAGGAGACCTCTGTCCCCATTGCCGTTACCTGGTAGACACCCAATACAGGGGACGCATTGAAGATGTCCCGGTGAAACGCCTGGTGTTCAGTGAAAAATATCGAGTGGGAATAGGTACATTCACGCCGTCCGATCCAAAGTGTGTTACCGGTGATACGCTGGTACTCACAGACCAGGGATTACAAACGATGGAGGATATATACCTCTCACTTCCCCAAAAGCCACGTGAGGACGAGTTTGTACCATTTGAGACAACCATCCTGGGCATAAATGGGCCTGAGAAGGCAGCGAAGTTCTATTGTGGTGGATTCCAGCCGATTTACGAGGTAGAGACGAATCTCGGTTACACTATTCGCGGGACGGCTAATCATCCGCTGCTCGTCTTAACACCGGAAGGTGAAATCGCCTGGCGCAAGATCGGCGAATTGCAAACAGGTAACTATGTGGCTCTAGCACGTGGTAGCCAGATGTTTGGCCAAAGGGCAGTCTTACCAGAAAGCTTCTATCCATTGCCTCGTCAACCGAGGGTGATGACACCTGATCTTGCTTACTGGCTAGGCTTGTTGACTGCGGAGGGCAGTGTAACTCCCTACGAGACATGGTTCGTCAATAGCTCTCAAGATTTGATCAACCGGTTTATCGATTTGACACGCTCGCTCTTCGATCTGGAAGCCGTGCCACATCGTAAAGCTGAAACATACAACTACAACGTCTCGATTAGCAATAAGGCGCTTTGTACCTGGCTAAGGAGCGAGTTGGGAATAGCACGCGGCTCGCAGGCAAAATCGGTTCCGGCAAGTGTCCTTGCCAGTAGCAAAGAAGATATCCTGGCGTTCCTCGAAGGGCTCTTCTGGGGAGATGCGACGATTCGGGGCAACAGGCAAGGATCAAACACGTTCAAATATACGAGCAAGTCACGACAGCTTGCGCGCCAGGTACATGCATTACTGCTCAATCTCGGGGTGGTTGGTTCCTTATGGAATCATACGGATGATGGTGAGATCTACTACAATGTCACTTTACGTGGGGATCAGGTACTTGATCTTGTCGAGTTGATCCCCTCATTGCGTGACAAAGCAACGTCACCCCTGCGCGAAACACGTAGTGAAAAGACCAATTATGATCACTTACCTCACGGAGCAACCCTGCTGAATGGGCATGGTGGCGATGGCTACCTCGCGCGCATTCTCTCGGGTGATCGCCAGCTTTCGTATAATCGCGCAAGAACTGTACTCGCTGAAAAGCCAGAGTTGGCAGGTACATTACTCGCTGATCTGGTAAAGCAGAACTCTCTCTGGCTCACAGTACGAGAAGTACGCCCGGCGGGTATCGAACCGGTCTATGATCTACTCGTGCCTGGCACACATTCATTTGTTGCCGATGGGTTTGTACAGCATAACAGCCAGGATATCAGTGAGCTCGTAGGTGGTATCGACCTTTCTACCATTGGTGAAGTCGGCGTCGAAAGCGATCCACGAGCCTATCGCTTCGACGGTGAGCTCAATATCGCTAACCGCGGCATTATGGAATTTGTGGAAATGTTGAAGACGGATGAGAAGTTCCTGTATGTACTGCTTACGTTGAGCCAGGAACAGAACATCAAGACCGGGCGCTTCAGCATGATCTATGCCGACGAAGTAGTCGTGAGCCATACCAATGAGCATGAATACCAGGCCTTCGTAGGCAACAAGAAATCCGAAGCCTTGCAAGACCGCATCATTCTGGCCAAGGTCCCCTACAACCTGCGCGCCTCGGATGAAGTCAAAATCTACGAGAAGCTACTCAAGCAGAGCGCGCTACAGAATGTGCATATCGCCCCCTATACCCTGCGCATTGCCAGTATCTTTGCTATCCTGACACGACTGGAGCCATCGAAGAAGGCCGGCATGAGTTTGATGAAAAAGCTCAAACTCTACGACGGTGAGGACATCGAGGACTTCAAGCAGAAGGATATCAAGGAACTGCAGGAGGAAGCGGTACGCGAGGGCATGGACGGCATCTCGCCGCGCTATGTGATCAACCGCCTCTCGAATGCGCTGGTCAAGCAGAATACGACCTGCATCAATCCTATCGATGCCTTACGCGCGTTGCGTGATGGACTCGATCAGCATACCAGCATCACACGCGAAGAGCGCGAACGCTACCTGAACTTCATCAGTGAGGCGCGTAAAGAATACGACGAGATGGCCAAGAAGGAAGTCCAGCGGGCATTCGTCTACTCCTACGAGGAGTCGGCTCGTACCCTGTTGAACAACTACCTGGATAACGTCGAAGCTTACTGCAATAAGACCAAACTGCGCGACCCCATTACCGATGAGGAGATGGAGCCTGACGAGCAGTTGATGCGCTCGATTGAAGAGCAAATCGGAGTGACCGAAAACGCCAAGAAATCTTTCCGCGAAGAGATTCTCATTCGTATCTCGTCGCTGGCTCGTAAAGGCATGACCTTTGAATATACCAGCCATGAGCGCCTGAAGGAGGCGATTGAGAAGAAGTTGTTCGCCGACTTGCGCGACGTTGTGAAGATCACGACCTCAACGCGCACGCCCGACAAGGAGCAGCTGCGCAAGATTAACGATGTCGTTAACCGCCTCATGACAGAACATGGGTATTGCCATGTATGTGCGAATGAAATCCTGCGCTATACCGGTAGCTTGCTGAATAGATAAGGGAAGAATGAACCGGGCACCGCATGCAGGTGCCCGGTATCTTTAACAGCAAGATATCATAGAGGGTGAAAAAGGAGAATACCATGTCTGTCTCCCAGCATGACTGGTCCCTGCATCGCAAGGGTCAGATCGACCAGGAACGTCATAAAGAGAAGATTCGCGAGGCCATCAAGAAAAACCTGCAAGATATCGTCAGTGAAGAAGGTATCATTCTCTCGGATGGCAAGAAGACAGTGCGCGTGCCCATTCGTTCTCTGGATGAGTATCGCTTCCGCTTTGACCCCGGCCGCCAGCAGCACGCAGGCCAGGGCAATGGAAAAAGTAAGGTTGGTGATGTTGTAGCACAGGAGCCACGCCCCGGCAAGGGTAAAAAGGGAGACGCGGGCAAAGAGGCCGGCTACGACTATTACGAGGCCGAAATCACGATGGAAGAACTGGCCGCGATGATCTTCGAGGATCTCGGCCTGCCCAACCTCGAGCAAAAACGCCAGCAGGAACTCCAGACCGAGGCTGTGCGCTTTACCGATGTGCGCAAGAAAGGCCCCCTCAACAACCTGGACAAGAAGCGCACCATCATGGAGAATCTGAAGCGCAACGCGGCCAAGGGCGAGGCGAAGTTCCAGGATATTAAGTCGGAAGACCTTCGATTCAAAGTGTGGGAACCCACAATACGCTATCAATCGAATGCTGTCGTTATAGCGATGATGGACGTGTCGGGTTGTCACACAGCCGGACACCATATCGAAATGGCCGATGGCTCCTACAAGGATGTTTCCGAGATTATTGAGGGTGATGAAGTTGCTTGCCTGGATTTGGCAACGCTGCAAAAAACGACCGCGCCCGTTGTTGAGACGTTCTCAAAAATCGCTAATGAGACGCTTGTTATTGAGACCGAAGATGCAACACTGAGAGCAACCGCTCAGCATCGCTACTTCGTCTATGATGAACAGGAACACGCTCTCATTGAGAAACGTGCTGGTGAATTACAGATTGGCGATAAACTTATCCTGATCAATTCCTGGGGCAGCACAGCAGTGCAGCCAAACGTGCAGTTGACCGAAGATCAGGCCTACATATTGGGAGCATTGCTAGGCGATGGTCACATTTATGTGAGTCCAAATAGCTCGTACATCACTATTACAGATGAAAACCTGCTCAGGCTTCAGCAGTATCAAACTGTTTTTGAACGGGCTTTCAATGTCAAGGGTCTTATAAGGCAACTTCCAGGACCGAATAGTCGCCAGCGTATCCACTTCAACAGTGCCCCTCTGGCCCGTAAGTTGCTTTCAGACTACCCAATGCTGGGCAGTCGTTCGCGGTATCGTTATATCGAGGCGAGCATTTATCGTGAAGCACCAGAGGTGCGAGCCGCTTTCCTGCGTGGGCTTTTTGATGCAGAAGGTAGCATCGCTCACCACGCAGTAATGTTCTATTCCGCGAGCCGCCAGCTGATTATGCAGGTGAAACATTTACTCTCATACTGGGGTATTCGTGCGCGGGTTCATGATTTTGAGCAGCATGAGAATCGTCTGGGTGACGACCAGACGATTCGTGCAGGTACCTACTACAAGCTCTCAATCAACGCGAAAGATGTCTTGCTTTTCGCCGAACATATCGGTTTTGGTTGTGAAGAGAAACGAGCCAAAATGAAAGTGCTGGTTGAGAAACAGGCAGCAGGTATTGATGCAATGCGCAGTAAATATATCCTCAACGAAGACAGGCGTGAGCGTTTTGCTCATGTTGCCGGGCATACGCGCTTGTATACCTATTATCGTCAGGAGACCCATACCCTTTCTCAACAGCAACTCCGCACGCTTGCTTCGAGTAGCACCGCAACGGTAGAGGATAAAGAGTATATTGATACCATCTTGAAACGCAGCTTCATCGTTTCAAAAGTACAACGTATTCAGCGAATCGAGGAACCCGTCCAGGTGTACGATTTCGGTGTTGCGGAACATCATAACTATATTGTGGATGGCATGTTAAGTCATAACAGTATGGGCGAATTCGAGAAGTACATCGCCAGGAGCTTCTACTTCTGGATGGTGCGCTTCCTGCGCACGAAGTATAACAACGTGCAGATCGTCTTCATCAGCCACCATACCGAGGCAAAAGAGGTGACCGAGGAGGAGTTTTTCCATAAAGGCGAAAGCGGTGGTACGCAGGTTTCATCGGCCTATGAGCTGGCCCTGGAGATCATCAAGGAGCGCTATAATCCTGATGACTGGAACATCTACCCGTTCCACTTCTCTGACGGCGATAATCTGCCCTGGGACAATGATCGCTGCGTGCAGCTGGTCAACAAGCTGATGGAGCTTTGTAACATCTTTGGCTATGGCGAGATCCGCGAGGGACATTACCGCTCGCCCAGCACGCTGATGTCGGCCTACAATAAAATCACCGATAAGAAGTTTATAGCTGTTACCATCTCAGATAAAAAAGAGGTCTATCCCGCACTGCGGAAATTCTTTGCCCAGCGCGAACCGGTTCCGACAAGATAGGATTGTCATGGGCGCAATACACCTACCCTTACGTTGTTGATCTTAAGCGTGATGGACGCAGGAACTTGCGCCCCTACAGGAGTTTCCAATGGCAGATAGCGATATCGAACGTTTACGTGATGCGATAGATGATGCGTGGGAGGAAGCCCTTAATTTCGGACTTGATCCGTTCCCCACGCATTTCGAGCTTGTGCCCGCGACGATCATGTAT
Encoded proteins:
- a CDS encoding SAM-dependent chlorinase/fluorinase codes for the protein MDQTIPFEARPVIALMTDFGLGDGDVGVMKGVIAGITPQAYLIDITHDIAPQNVPSAAWILASAYRYFPAGTVFVCVIDPGVGSSRGAIAVNAGTWFFVGPDNGLFSYVLQEQPVHAAHLLVNAAYQLPHISSTFHGRDIFAPAGAYLAQGIPLSELGPSLDPAGLQRIDITPPARIGKEIDARVIHVDNFGNLIANVPLSLVPDLFDAAAVQAIFQTGKVVDRRRRFFAEGPDDGLPFIYGDSSGYVGIAVRNGNAARTLGVGFGASITFVIANK
- a CDS encoding sensor histidine kinase; this translates as MQLDIEKSNERFQRLFQSFNLLWVIISAISITFATYSVFINKPAYLHDWRGIAIIALALFIMVIYAFGLYSRFVFRVQDQWPPAFHRAFACWFSVYVGVLLLSTIDAAFSWCFFIVMGISFALFNAPRLLLFVSIIFITLSAFQGLLSWPLAGDNLGSLFGLGLAFFSMTVSCMFMQHLIGGWHERNDLLAKISCANRELEEAHRQLAESAAQEQELAVLRERTRLAREMHDTLGHALALVSVKLEIAQRLRERDPERCDRELEATREIVRNSMNELRASIANLRSPALEREPACRAISRYAREMAQRAGLRVSYDLHPGVEGLPEAIEETLWKMGQEALANIEKHAQASNVLLHISRQNGSIVMRIQDDGIGLPEALYRLQEDGDMTCTSPEGHFGLSGMRERVENCGGHLHLYPAEDHGTVVEVELPLVEAPLASPLEAQVFP
- a CDS encoding LAGLIDADG family homing endonuclease, whose protein sequence is MDLVKRLEEYRDRERGLQWEGTFAQYFEIATKKPEVARLAHERIYHMIMDAGVETDRNGEPHYNFFSQEIFGIEKPLQQIVEYFHSAAQRLEVRKRVLLLMGPVGGGKSTIVYLIKRGLEAYSRTDAGALYAIKDCPMHEEPLHLIPNELRGDVEKEFGLYIEGDLCPHCRYLVDTQYRGRIEDVPVKRLVFSEKYRVGIGTFTPSDPKCVTGDTLVLTDQGLQTMEDIYLSLPQKPREDEFVPFETTILGINGPEKAAKFYCGGFQPIYEVETNLGYTIRGTANHPLLVLTPEGEIAWRKIGELQTGNYVALARGSQMFGQRAVLPESFYPLPRQPRVMTPDLAYWLGLLTAEGSVTPYETWFVNSSQDLINRFIDLTRSLFDLEAVPHRKAETYNYNVSISNKALCTWLRSELGIARGSQAKSVPASVLASSKEDILAFLEGLFWGDATIRGNRQGSNTFKYTSKSRQLARQVHALLLNLGVVGSLWNHTDDGEIYYNVTLRGDQVLDLVELIPSLRDKATSPLRETRSEKTNYDHLPHGATLLNGHGGDGYLARILSGDRQLSYNRARTVLAEKPELAGTLLADLVKQNSLWLTVREVRPAGIEPVYDLLVPGTHSFVADGFVQHNSQDISELVGGIDLSTIGEVGVESDPRAYRFDGELNIANRGIMEFVEMLKTDEKFLYVLLTLSQEQNIKTGRFSMIYADEVVVSHTNEHEYQAFVGNKKSEALQDRIILAKVPYNLRASDEVKIYEKLLKQSALQNVHIAPYTLRIASIFAILTRLEPSKKAGMSLMKKLKLYDGEDIEDFKQKDIKELQEEAVREGMDGISPRYVINRLSNALVKQNTTCINPIDALRALRDGLDQHTSITREERERYLNFISEARKEYDEMAKKEVQRAFVYSYEESARTLLNNYLDNVEAYCNKTKLRDPITDEEMEPDEQLMRSIEEQIGVTENAKKSFREEILIRISSLARKGMTFEYTSHERLKEAIEKKLFADLRDVVKITTSTRTPDKEQLRKINDVVNRLMTEHGYCHVCANEILRYTGSLLNR
- a CDS encoding DUF444 family protein, encoding MSVSQHDWSLHRKGQIDQERHKEKIREAIKKNLQDIVSEEGIILSDGKKTVRVPIRSLDEYRFRFDPGRQQHAGQGNGKSKVGDVVAQEPRPGKGKKGDAGKEAGYDYYEAEITMEELAAMIFEDLGLPNLEQKRQQELQTEAVRFTDVRKKGPLNNLDKKRTIMENLKRNAAKGEAKFQDIKSEDLRFKVWEPTIRYQSNAVVIAMMDVSGCHTAGHHIEMADGSYKDVSEIIEGDEVACLDLATLQKTTAPVVETFSKIANETLVIETEDATLRATAQHRYFVYDEQEHALIEKRAGELQIGDKLILINSWGSTAVQPNVQLTEDQAYILGALLGDGHIYVSPNSSYITITDENLLRLQQYQTVFERAFNVKGLIRQLPGPNSRQRIHFNSAPLARKLLSDYPMLGSRSRYRYIEASIYREAPEVRAAFLRGLFDAEGSIAHHAVMFYSASRQLIMQVKHLLSYWGIRARVHDFEQHENRLGDDQTIRAGTYYKLSINAKDVLLFAEHIGFGCEEKRAKMKVLVEKQAAGIDAMRSKYILNEDRRERFAHVAGHTRLYTYYRQETHTLSQQQLRTLASSSTATVEDKEYIDTILKRSFIVSKVQRIQRIEEPVQVYDFGVAEHHNYIVDGMLSHNSMGEFEKYIARSFYFWMVRFLRTKYNNVQIVFISHHTEAKEVTEEEFFHKGESGGTQVSSAYELALEIIKERYNPDDWNIYPFHFSDGDNLPWDNDRCVQLVNKLMELCNIFGYGEIREGHYRSPSTLMSAYNKITDKKFIAVTISDKKEVYPALRKFFAQREPVPTR